The Nocardioides campestrisoli genome includes a window with the following:
- a CDS encoding GntR family transcriptional regulator, with amino-acid sequence MTDAEPLIRIDREDTTPPFEQVRTQIAAQVASGSLPAGTRLPPVRTLAADLGLAVNTVARVYKELEADGVVETRGRAGTLVRSGAARDLGQVRQAAADYAALCRTSGLALPEAVRLVEDAW; translated from the coding sequence ATGACCGACGCCGAGCCGCTCATCCGGATCGACCGGGAAGACACCACCCCGCCCTTCGAGCAGGTACGCACCCAGATCGCCGCGCAGGTGGCCTCGGGCAGTCTGCCCGCCGGCACCCGGCTACCACCGGTACGCACCTTGGCAGCCGACCTGGGCCTGGCCGTGAACACCGTGGCCCGGGTCTACAAGGAGCTCGAGGCCGACGGGGTGGTCGAGACCCGTGGACGTGCCGGCACGCTGGTCCGCTCCGGGGCCGCCCGCGACCTGGGTCAGGTCCGGCAGGCCGCGGCCGACTACGCCGCCCTGTGCCGGACCTCAGGGCTGGCGCTCCCCGAGGCGGTCCGCCTGGTCGAGGACGCCTGGTAG
- the rplQ gene encoding 50S ribosomal protein L17 produces MPTPKKGRRLGGSPAHQRLILSNLATALFEHGRITTTEAKARLLRPYAEKLITKAKKGDLHNRREVLKVVRDKSVVHTLFVDIAPTFAERPGGYTRITKLGPRKGDNAPMAVIELVTEAYSPKAPSTKKTEAAAPAAPAEIVAEDVDGEEEVLAVEADTETAEAQSTDEAEVKDEAEVKDEVKE; encoded by the coding sequence ATGCCCACCCCCAAGAAGGGTCGCCGTCTCGGCGGTAGCCCCGCCCACCAGCGCCTGATCCTGTCGAACCTGGCCACCGCCCTGTTCGAGCACGGCCGGATCACCACCACCGAGGCCAAGGCCCGGCTGCTGCGCCCCTACGCGGAGAAGCTGATCACCAAGGCCAAGAAGGGCGACCTGCACAACCGTCGCGAGGTGCTGAAGGTGGTGCGGGACAAGTCCGTCGTGCACACCCTGTTCGTCGACATCGCCCCCACGTTCGCGGAGCGTCCGGGCGGCTACACCCGGATCACCAAGCTCGGCCCCCGCAAGGGCGACAACGCCCCCATGGCCGTGATCGAGCTCGTCACCGAGGCGTACTCGCCCAAGGCTCCCTCGACGAAGAAGACCGAGGCCGCCGCTCCGGCTGCCCCGGCCGAGATCGTCGCCGAGGACGTCGACGGTGAGGAGGAGGTGCTCGCCGTCGAGGCGGACACCGAGACTGCCGAGGCGCAGTCGACCGACGAGGCCGAGGTCAAGGACGAGGCTGAGGTCAAGGACGAGGTCAAGGAGTAG
- a CDS encoding ArsR/SmtB family transcription factor produces MSDPLSRVFAALADPTRRDMVARLAVADATVGELAAPYDVSVQAVSKHLKVLEGAGLVSRTREAQRRPVHLEAEVLDLMTKWIERYRRQAEERYQRLDAVLAQMTAHEQGHRTDTHPEEGTAS; encoded by the coding sequence GTGAGCGATCCTCTGTCACGCGTCTTCGCCGCCCTCGCCGACCCGACCCGGCGCGACATGGTCGCCCGCCTCGCGGTCGCCGACGCCACGGTCGGAGAGCTCGCCGCGCCGTACGACGTGAGCGTGCAGGCGGTCTCCAAGCACCTCAAGGTGCTCGAGGGCGCCGGGCTGGTGAGCCGGACCCGGGAGGCGCAGCGCCGTCCGGTCCACCTGGAGGCGGAGGTGCTCGACCTGATGACCAAGTGGATCGAGCGTTACCGGCGACAGGCCGAGGAGCGCTACCAGCGTCTGGATGCCGTCCTGGCCCAGATGACCGCCCACGAGCAAGGACACCGCACCGACACCCACCCCGAGGAAGGGACAGCATCATGA
- a CDS encoding branched-chain amino acid ABC transporter permease — MSAILARAKAARETNTLLRHLLGALLGLVLVVLVLQGVSDFRRFQLAEMAYLGIAAGGLTVLTGLNGQLSLGHGALMAFGAYTTALLLPDRDAGTPLVLVILAAVLVTLVVGALVGAAAARLHGPYLAGATLALAVAVPGIALYFKGTLGGEQGLRIVLPEIPTWADDATYFLTGQDLTPSGWVAFLGWATLIVTFVLLANLSRSRVGRRWRAVRDDEVAAQLAGIDLGRARVSAFMVSAAAAGAAGAVLGIAVRLAAPSSFILTLSLTLLAAVVLGGLGSLTGALVGAALLTFLPQVVTGLGTDAGLDDIAAAELAPLVYGLVMVLVILLAPSGLYGTVHRALVVRRTRRALASGARPAADPATPETPGSTTTTREGATR, encoded by the coding sequence ATGAGCGCGATCCTGGCCCGGGCCAAGGCTGCCCGGGAGACGAACACCCTGCTGCGCCACCTGCTCGGTGCCCTCCTGGGCCTCGTGCTGGTCGTGCTGGTGCTCCAGGGCGTCAGCGACTTCCGCCGGTTCCAGCTGGCCGAGATGGCCTACCTGGGGATCGCCGCGGGCGGTCTCACGGTGCTCACCGGGCTCAACGGGCAGCTCTCGCTCGGGCACGGCGCGCTGATGGCGTTCGGCGCCTACACCACCGCGCTGCTGCTGCCCGACCGCGACGCCGGCACCCCGCTGGTGCTGGTGATCCTCGCGGCAGTCCTGGTCACCCTCGTCGTCGGCGCCCTGGTCGGCGCGGCCGCCGCACGGCTGCACGGCCCCTACCTCGCCGGTGCGACCCTGGCACTGGCCGTCGCCGTCCCGGGCATCGCGCTCTACTTCAAGGGAACGCTGGGCGGCGAGCAGGGGCTGCGGATCGTGCTGCCGGAGATCCCCACCTGGGCCGACGACGCGACGTACTTCCTCACCGGCCAGGACCTCACCCCCAGCGGCTGGGTGGCGTTCCTGGGCTGGGCCACCCTGATCGTCACCTTCGTCCTGCTGGCCAACCTCTCCCGCAGCCGGGTCGGACGCCGCTGGCGGGCGGTGCGCGACGACGAGGTCGCCGCCCAGCTGGCGGGCATCGACCTGGGACGGGCCAGGGTCTCGGCGTTCATGGTCAGCGCCGCCGCGGCGGGCGCGGCCGGTGCCGTGCTCGGGATCGCGGTCCGGCTGGCGGCACCCAGCTCGTTCATCCTGACCCTGAGCCTGACCCTGCTGGCCGCCGTCGTCCTCGGCGGCCTGGGCAGCCTGACCGGGGCGCTGGTCGGCGCCGCCCTGCTGACCTTCCTGCCCCAGGTGGTGACCGGGCTGGGCACCGACGCCGGCCTCGACGACATCGCCGCGGCCGAGCTGGCGCCCCTGGTCTACGGCCTGGTGATGGTCCTGGTGATCCTGCTGGCCCCCAGCGGCCTGTACGGCACCGTGCACCGCGCCCTCGTCGTACGCCGTACCCGCCGCGCGCTGGCCTCGGGCGCTCGCCCGGCGGCGGACCCGGCGACGCCGGAAACCCCCGGAAGCACGACCACCACCAGAGAGGGAGCAACAAGATGA
- the truA gene encoding tRNA pseudouridine(38-40) synthase TruA produces the protein MRLRIDLAYDGTDFSGWAEQPGLRTVQGALQLALTTALRVPEARVVVAGRTDAGVHARGQVCHVDVDPEKLAVAAGRIPGPVPDALMRRLNGILPPDVRVHRVAEAPPGFDARFSASWRRYAYRVADRPELVDPLLRRSVLAWSRPLDLARMNEAATALLGLKDFAAFCKRREGATTVRTLLELEWRRDDTGVAVARVVADAFCHSMVRALVGCLLAVGDGRRPPEWASELLVARVRDSALTVVHAHGLTLEEVGYPDDDELATQADRARARRELV, from the coding sequence GTGCGCCTGCGGATCGACCTCGCCTACGACGGCACCGACTTCTCGGGCTGGGCCGAGCAACCCGGCCTGCGGACCGTCCAGGGGGCGCTGCAGCTGGCGCTCACCACCGCGCTCCGGGTGCCGGAGGCGCGGGTCGTGGTCGCCGGGCGGACGGACGCGGGCGTGCACGCCCGAGGGCAGGTCTGCCACGTCGACGTCGACCCCGAGAAGCTGGCGGTCGCGGCCGGCCGTATCCCGGGTCCGGTGCCGGACGCCCTGATGCGCAGGCTCAACGGCATCCTGCCCCCGGACGTGCGGGTCCACCGGGTCGCCGAGGCGCCTCCCGGGTTCGACGCCCGCTTCTCCGCGAGCTGGCGGCGGTACGCCTACCGGGTCGCAGACCGTCCTGAGCTGGTCGACCCGCTGCTGCGCCGCTCCGTGCTGGCCTGGTCGCGACCGCTGGACCTGGCGAGGATGAACGAGGCCGCGACCGCGCTGCTCGGGCTCAAGGACTTCGCGGCGTTCTGCAAGCGGCGTGAGGGCGCGACCACGGTCCGCACACTGCTCGAGCTGGAGTGGCGGCGCGACGACACCGGTGTGGCGGTGGCCCGGGTGGTCGCCGACGCGTTCTGCCACTCGATGGTGCGCGCCCTGGTGGGGTGCCTGCTCGCGGTCGGAGACGGACGGCGGCCTCCGGAGTGGGCGAGCGAGCTGCTGGTGGCCCGGGTCCGCGACTCGGCGCTCACCGTCGTGCACGCGCACGGACTGACGCTGGAGGAGGTCGGCTACCCCGACGACGACGAGCTGGCGACCCAGGCCGACCGGGCCCGGGCCAGGAGGGAGCTGGTATGA
- a CDS encoding DUF2786 domain-containing protein codes for MPITPSPPSQAEQHMLAKIRKLLAKAEDPAASPAEAETYTAKAAQLIADYGIDAALLEADAPGSHRVADRVVGLDAPYARDKAALLCDVASRLRCRAVLRTRRGPGATEHSVHLFGHDSDLARAELLFTSLLLQAGQQLARTPVPPWEHKAAFRRSWQEGFRMAVSRRLAEAESAAEERATGRASEAGRSTALVLADRTREVEEALTATYPSLGFARPRTLSGSGMRDGYLAGELADLGTTRLSPRPR; via the coding sequence GTGCCGATCACGCCCTCCCCACCCAGCCAGGCCGAGCAGCACATGCTGGCGAAGATCCGCAAGCTGCTGGCCAAGGCCGAGGACCCGGCAGCGAGCCCCGCGGAGGCCGAGACCTACACCGCCAAGGCGGCACAGCTGATCGCCGACTACGGCATCGACGCTGCTCTGCTGGAGGCCGACGCACCGGGCAGCCACCGGGTGGCCGACCGGGTGGTGGGGCTGGACGCTCCGTACGCCCGGGACAAGGCGGCCCTGCTGTGCGACGTCGCCTCCCGGCTGCGCTGCCGCGCGGTGCTGCGCACCCGTCGCGGACCCGGCGCCACCGAGCACTCCGTCCACCTGTTCGGGCACGACTCCGACCTGGCTCGCGCCGAGCTGCTGTTCACCAGCCTCCTGCTCCAGGCCGGGCAGCAGCTGGCCCGCACGCCGGTGCCCCCGTGGGAGCACAAGGCGGCGTTCCGCCGGTCCTGGCAGGAGGGCTTCCGGATGGCGGTCTCCCGGCGGCTCGCCGAGGCCGAGAGCGCGGCCGAGGAGCGGGCGACCGGCCGCGCCTCCGAGGCCGGACGCTCCACCGCGCTGGTGCTCGCCGACCGGACCCGCGAGGTCGAGGAGGCGCTGACCGCGACGTACCCCTCGCTCGGCTTCGCCCGGCCGCGCACGCTCTCGGGGTCCGGGATGCGCGACGGGTACCTGGCGGGCGAGCTCGCCGACCTCGGCACGACCAGGCTCAGCCCTCGACCTCGCTGA
- a CDS encoding branched-chain amino acid ABC transporter permease produces the protein MQQLLNTALGGLTLGMVYAAFALALVLIWRSTRVVNFAQAPMAMVTTFIALVVIDAGYSYWLGFAAALASGLLIGALLERLVVRHVDGKAEINAVILTLGLFIVLHSLAAVVFGNAYRSFPAPFGIRGFEVGDRTIALTGFGVFTIVAVLVVMAMLVALFRFTDVGLRMRAAAFNPEVARLLGVRVGRMKTLGWALASLVGSLAGLLIAGGSLVHPGYMDSVVVYGFVAAVLGGLDSPAGAVVGGLVLGLSLSFVSGYVGSQLVALAALLILMLVLTLRPGGIFSSATARRV, from the coding sequence GTGCAACAGCTCCTCAACACCGCCCTGGGCGGCCTCACCCTGGGCATGGTCTACGCGGCCTTCGCCCTGGCCCTGGTGCTCATCTGGCGCTCCACCCGGGTGGTCAACTTCGCCCAGGCGCCGATGGCCATGGTGACTACGTTCATCGCCCTGGTGGTGATCGACGCGGGCTACTCCTACTGGCTCGGCTTCGCCGCCGCACTCGCCTCCGGCCTGCTGATCGGCGCGCTGCTGGAGCGCCTGGTGGTGCGCCACGTCGACGGCAAGGCCGAGATCAATGCGGTGATCCTCACCCTGGGGCTCTTCATCGTGCTCCACTCCCTGGCCGCGGTGGTCTTCGGCAACGCCTACCGCTCGTTCCCCGCCCCGTTCGGGATCCGCGGGTTCGAGGTCGGCGACCGCACCATCGCCCTGACCGGCTTCGGGGTCTTCACCATCGTCGCCGTGCTGGTGGTGATGGCGATGCTGGTGGCGCTCTTCCGCTTCACCGACGTCGGGCTGCGGATGCGGGCCGCGGCCTTCAACCCCGAGGTCGCCCGCCTCCTGGGGGTGCGGGTCGGCCGGATGAAGACGCTGGGCTGGGCCCTGGCCTCGCTGGTCGGCTCGCTGGCCGGCCTGCTGATCGCCGGTGGCAGCCTGGTCCACCCCGGCTACATGGACTCGGTGGTGGTCTACGGCTTCGTCGCCGCGGTGCTCGGCGGGCTGGACAGCCCCGCCGGAGCGGTCGTCGGCGGGCTCGTGCTGGGCCTCTCGCTCAGCTTCGTCAGCGGGTACGTCGGCTCCCAGCTGGTCGCCCTGGCGGCCCTGCTCATCCTGATGCTGGTGCTGACGCTGAGGCCGGGCGGCATCTTCTCCTCCGCAACCGCGAGGAGGGTCTGA
- a CDS encoding carbohydrate kinase family protein, which translates to MTRVLVVGETLVDVVRRAEEAPVELPGGSAANAAVALARLGVEVSLATALGRDRRGALLRQHLDSEGVAWAVDPLVLDRTAVAEAEIDDRGTATYRFDLAWRLSPDVAGLGDEGAEPPDALLVSSLAPVLDPGAAQVVDLVTRLGGRCPVVYDVNARPAITGAGPGLWEAVRTMAALADVVKASDEDLGVLLPSAGPVEAARTLLQAGAGAVALTLGEDGSAWVDLDGVVELGAPPVEVVDTIGAGDTYGAGLLAGLLREGLLRPGERGHRWPRAGLLAALDLAGRAAAVTVSRAGADPPTLSEVEG; encoded by the coding sequence ATGACGCGGGTGCTGGTGGTGGGGGAGACCTTGGTCGACGTCGTCCGCCGGGCCGAAGAGGCGCCCGTCGAGCTGCCCGGTGGCAGTGCCGCGAACGCCGCCGTGGCGCTGGCGCGGCTCGGCGTGGAGGTGAGCCTGGCCACCGCGCTGGGGCGGGATCGCCGGGGCGCTCTTCTGCGGCAGCACCTGGACTCCGAGGGCGTCGCCTGGGCGGTGGATCCGCTGGTGCTGGACCGGACGGCGGTCGCCGAGGCCGAGATCGACGACCGAGGGACGGCGACCTACCGGTTCGACCTCGCGTGGCGGCTGTCGCCGGACGTGGCCGGGCTCGGCGACGAGGGGGCCGAGCCTCCGGACGCTCTGCTGGTCAGCTCGCTGGCGCCGGTGCTGGACCCGGGGGCGGCGCAGGTCGTGGACCTCGTGACCCGGCTCGGCGGCCGGTGCCCGGTCGTCTACGACGTGAACGCCCGCCCGGCGATCACCGGGGCTGGTCCAGGCCTGTGGGAGGCGGTCCGCACGATGGCCGCGCTCGCGGACGTGGTCAAGGCCTCGGACGAGGACCTCGGGGTGCTGCTGCCCAGCGCCGGCCCCGTGGAGGCGGCGCGGACCCTGCTCCAGGCCGGCGCGGGCGCCGTGGCGCTCACCCTGGGCGAGGACGGCTCCGCCTGGGTCGACCTGGACGGTGTCGTGGAGCTCGGGGCACCGCCCGTCGAGGTGGTCGACACCATCGGCGCCGGGGACACCTACGGGGCCGGGCTGCTCGCCGGTTTGCTGCGCGAGGGCTTGCTGCGCCCGGGGGAGCGGGGACACCGATGGCCCCGTGCCGGGCTGCTGGCGGCCCTGGACCTGGCAGGCCGGGCGGCGGCGGTCACGGTCTCGCGGGCCGGAGCCGACCCGCCGACGCTCAGCGAGGTCGAGGGCTGA
- a CDS encoding class I SAM-dependent methyltransferase: MSDDEQEHYFSADPDVPFTRERFTCEVWGHELALTSGSGVFSRGHLDHATAVLLRETEPPAPGQFLDLGCGYGVIGLAIAKAVPLARVIGVEVNERAILLANENARALGVSGTFAACRPDQVPTDYVFDEIWSNPPIRIGKAALHELLLTWLPRLAPGGRMVSVVGKNLGADSLQRWLGEQGWPTTRLASVKGFRVLETRRAQ; the protein is encoded by the coding sequence ATGAGCGACGACGAGCAGGAGCACTACTTCTCCGCCGACCCCGACGTCCCCTTCACCCGGGAGCGCTTCACCTGCGAGGTGTGGGGCCACGAGCTCGCGCTGACCAGCGGCTCCGGGGTCTTCAGCCGCGGTCACCTCGACCACGCCACGGCCGTGCTCCTGCGCGAGACCGAGCCGCCCGCGCCGGGGCAGTTCCTCGACCTGGGCTGCGGCTACGGGGTGATCGGGCTGGCGATCGCCAAGGCCGTCCCGCTGGCCCGGGTGATCGGGGTCGAGGTCAACGAGCGGGCGATCCTGCTGGCCAACGAGAACGCCCGTGCCCTCGGTGTCTCCGGCACGTTCGCGGCCTGCCGCCCCGACCAGGTGCCCACCGACTACGTCTTCGACGAGATCTGGTCCAACCCTCCGATCCGGATCGGCAAGGCGGCGCTGCACGAGCTGCTGCTGACCTGGCTGCCCCGGCTCGCTCCCGGCGGTCGGATGGTCTCGGTCGTCGGGAAGAACCTCGGCGCCGACTCGCTGCAGCGCTGGCTCGGCGAGCAGGGCTGGCCCACCACCCGGCTGGCCAGCGTCAAGGGCTTCCGGGTGCTGGAGACCCGCCGGGCGCAGTAG
- a CDS encoding ABC transporter substrate-binding protein: MRRRNTRPSGLAGLAGLVVTTLVLTACGAGGRDDDDSDGGGGASDVGVTEDTVTIGGHFPLTGVAAPGYSEIPTGAKAYFDYVNANGGVHGRQIEYVVKDDGYNPTNTSKVTNELLLQDEIFAMVGGLGTPTHSAVIDQLNSEGVPDLFVSSGSLMWGDDVEAYPMTFGWQPDYESEGKIIGQYVAENMPDAKVGLFLQDDDMGEDAEKGVRQFLDDQIVAVERYTSGNTDVGPQIAGLQGAKADLVLSFNTPSYTALAQLVSMKLGYQPDWYVASIGSDQALVGGLLAEFSEGALDGKGALDGVMTSAYIPGIDEPDNPWVQLWQKVWDEHGEKGELTNYRVYGMSHAYAFVQALQGAGEDLTREGLVEYLEENGEGLEGPQLAPFRFSADSHMGISGMQLVTLKGDSSEPLTPVLTTDIGDAEIVEDESGQADDAPPENGIPE; encoded by the coding sequence ATGAGACGCAGGAACACGAGGCCGAGCGGGCTCGCCGGCCTGGCCGGGCTGGTCGTCACGACCCTCGTCCTCACCGCGTGCGGCGCGGGCGGGCGGGACGACGACGACTCCGACGGCGGGGGCGGCGCCTCCGACGTCGGGGTCACCGAGGACACCGTGACCATCGGCGGCCACTTCCCGCTCACCGGGGTCGCGGCCCCGGGCTACAGCGAGATCCCCACCGGGGCCAAGGCCTACTTCGACTACGTCAACGCCAACGGCGGCGTCCACGGGCGCCAGATCGAGTACGTGGTCAAGGACGACGGCTACAACCCGACCAACACCAGCAAGGTGACCAACGAGCTGCTCCTGCAGGACGAGATCTTCGCGATGGTCGGCGGACTGGGCACCCCCACCCACAGCGCGGTCATCGACCAGCTCAACAGCGAGGGCGTCCCGGACCTCTTCGTCTCCTCGGGCTCGCTCATGTGGGGCGACGACGTGGAGGCCTACCCGATGACCTTCGGCTGGCAGCCCGACTACGAGTCCGAGGGGAAGATCATCGGTCAGTACGTCGCCGAGAACATGCCCGACGCGAAGGTCGGTCTCTTCCTCCAGGACGACGACATGGGCGAGGACGCCGAGAAGGGCGTGCGCCAGTTCCTCGACGACCAGATCGTCGCGGTCGAGCGGTACACCTCGGGCAACACCGACGTCGGCCCGCAGATCGCCGGGCTCCAGGGCGCGAAGGCCGACCTGGTGCTCTCCTTCAACACCCCGTCCTACACCGCCCTGGCCCAGCTGGTCTCGATGAAGCTCGGCTACCAGCCCGACTGGTACGTGGCCAGCATCGGCTCGGACCAGGCGCTGGTCGGCGGGCTGCTCGCGGAGTTCTCCGAGGGCGCGCTCGACGGCAAGGGGGCGCTGGACGGCGTGATGACCTCGGCGTACATCCCGGGCATCGACGAGCCGGACAACCCGTGGGTCCAGCTGTGGCAGAAGGTCTGGGACGAGCACGGCGAGAAGGGCGAGCTGACCAACTACCGGGTCTACGGCATGTCCCACGCCTACGCGTTCGTGCAGGCGCTCCAGGGCGCCGGTGAGGACCTCACCCGCGAGGGGCTGGTGGAGTACCTCGAGGAGAACGGCGAGGGGCTCGAGGGTCCCCAGCTGGCTCCGTTCCGCTTCAGCGCCGACAGCCACATGGGCATCTCGGGCATGCAGCTGGTCACCCTCAAGGGCGACTCGTCCGAGCCGCTCACCCCGGTGCTGACCACCGACATCGGCGACGCCGAGATCGTGGAGGACGAGTCGGGTCAGGCCGACGACGCCCCGCCGGAGAACGGGATCCCCGAGTAG
- a CDS encoding FAD-dependent oxidoreductase, whose translation MSERIVILGADAAGMSAAHQMLRTARRTGRELAVTVLEKGAHTSYSACGIPYWMAGDVDSVDDLVARAPAQHLEAGIDLRMGAEAVGVDLAARRVELVAGEPVGYDQLVVATGAHPIVPDWAYGADGRLVGGVGPVKTLDDGEEWLRRFSAAGPGSHVVVVGGGYIGLEVAEAALRRGFGVTLVTRSRVMSSLEQELSDHVALTLTRAGVEVVLDADVTGLDVSQGRAAAVRWDGGGRECDLVVLALGVLPATEFLAGSGLELGEKGALRPDPHGRVADRVWAAGDCCETFRRLAADHVFRPLGTHANKMGRVLGDRLAGGSLAFDGILETAITRFAAGGQYVEVARTGLSLDDARAADYDPVAVTTSGSTASGYLDEADPVEVWVMADRASRRLLGVQIVGGRGAGKRIDTAAAVLWAEGTVDDLAWMDLSYAPPFSTAWEVLGLAARRAAERL comes from the coding sequence ATGAGCGAGCGCATCGTCATCCTCGGCGCCGACGCGGCCGGCATGTCCGCGGCGCACCAGATGCTGCGCACCGCGCGCCGCACCGGGCGTGAGCTGGCGGTGACCGTGCTGGAGAAGGGCGCGCACACGTCGTACTCGGCGTGCGGCATCCCGTACTGGATGGCCGGCGACGTGGACTCCGTCGACGACCTGGTGGCCCGCGCCCCCGCCCAGCACCTCGAGGCCGGGATCGACCTGCGGATGGGGGCGGAGGCCGTCGGCGTGGACCTGGCGGCCCGCCGGGTCGAGCTGGTGGCCGGGGAGCCGGTCGGCTACGACCAGCTGGTGGTGGCCACCGGCGCCCACCCGATCGTGCCGGACTGGGCGTACGGCGCCGACGGACGGTTGGTCGGCGGGGTGGGACCGGTCAAGACGCTGGACGACGGGGAGGAGTGGCTGCGCCGGTTCTCCGCGGCCGGACCTGGGTCGCACGTGGTGGTGGTGGGCGGTGGCTACATCGGCCTCGAGGTCGCCGAGGCGGCGCTGAGGCGAGGCTTCGGGGTCACCCTGGTGACCCGCTCCCGGGTGATGAGCTCCCTGGAGCAGGAGCTGTCGGACCACGTCGCGCTGACCCTGACCCGGGCCGGGGTGGAGGTGGTGCTGGACGCCGACGTCACCGGTCTGGACGTCTCGCAGGGGCGTGCCGCCGCCGTCCGCTGGGACGGCGGCGGCCGGGAGTGCGACCTGGTGGTGCTGGCCCTCGGCGTCCTGCCGGCCACCGAGTTCCTGGCCGGCTCCGGCCTGGAGCTGGGCGAGAAGGGGGCCCTGCGCCCGGACCCGCACGGCCGGGTGGCCGACCGGGTGTGGGCCGCCGGCGACTGCTGCGAGACGTTCCGCCGGCTGGCCGCCGACCACGTGTTCCGTCCGCTCGGCACGCACGCCAACAAGATGGGACGGGTCCTGGGGGACAGGCTGGCGGGCGGCTCGCTGGCCTTCGACGGCATCCTGGAGACCGCGATCACCCGGTTCGCCGCCGGCGGCCAGTACGTCGAGGTGGCCCGGACCGGGCTCTCCCTGGACGACGCCCGAGCCGCGGACTACGACCCCGTGGCCGTGACGACCTCCGGCTCCACCGCCAGCGGCTACCTGGACGAGGCCGACCCGGTCGAGGTGTGGGTGATGGCGGACCGGGCCTCGCGCCGCCTGCTGGGCGTGCAGATCGTCGGCGGCCGGGGCGCCGGCAAGCGGATCGACACCGCGGCCGCGGTGCTGTGGGCCGAGGGCACCGTCGACGACCTGGCCTGGATGGACCTGTCCTACGCGCCGCCGTTCAGCACCGCTTGGGAAGTGCTGGGCCTCGCCGCCCGCCGGGCCGCCGAGCGGCTCTAG
- a CDS encoding TIGR03086 family metal-binding protein, which yields MALPEEPAARHRAVAGRFTDLVRGTADWSSPAPVTDWTALDVVEHLVAWLPAFVAGGSDRQWTPGPPARQDPLGAWQAQADGVQGLLDDPAAAASPFNHPRLPPQDLGTAITRFYTADVFMHSWDLARATAQDDGLDAETCAQMLAGMLLMEDSMRSSGQYGPAHPVAPDAPPAARLMAFVGRDPAWAPPVA from the coding sequence GTGGCGCTCCCCGAGGAGCCGGCCGCCCGCCACCGGGCTGTGGCCGGCCGGTTCACCGACCTGGTGCGAGGCACGGCCGACTGGTCGAGCCCCGCCCCGGTCACCGACTGGACCGCGCTGGACGTGGTCGAGCACCTGGTGGCCTGGCTGCCCGCGTTCGTCGCCGGGGGCAGCGACCGGCAGTGGACTCCCGGGCCCCCTGCCCGACAGGACCCGCTCGGGGCCTGGCAGGCCCAGGCCGACGGCGTGCAGGGGCTGCTGGACGACCCTGCCGCCGCCGCGTCGCCCTTCAACCATCCCCGACTCCCGCCCCAGGACCTGGGGACCGCGATCACCCGCTTCTACACCGCCGACGTCTTCATGCACAGCTGGGACCTGGCCCGGGCCACTGCCCAGGACGACGGACTCGACGCGGAGACCTGCGCCCAGATGCTCGCCGGCATGCTGTTGATGGAGGACTCGATGCGCAGCTCCGGCCAGTACGGCCCCGCCCACCCCGTGGCTCCCGACGCACCTCCGGCCGCACGGCTGATGGCCTTCGTCGGACGCGACCCGGCCTGGGCCCCGCCCGTGGCCTGA
- a CDS encoding SRPBCC family protein: MSTTSTQRYTEAAIEADTTVPAVHIWRDFAATPAQLMRAHTDPDLFARWIGPDALGTRIDHWDCRTLGSYRYVNTEGDQEYSFRGTFPEVSENRIVQTFCYEAMPEAVALETLTITDLGEGRSRLHGLSLCDSFEARDGMLASGMEVGIHEGYAKLDRLLAAGEV; encoded by the coding sequence ATGAGCACGACCAGCACGCAGCGCTACACCGAGGCAGCCATCGAGGCGGACACCACGGTGCCCGCCGTCCACATCTGGCGCGACTTCGCGGCCACCCCCGCGCAGCTGATGCGCGCCCACACCGACCCAGACCTCTTCGCCCGCTGGATCGGCCCGGACGCCCTCGGCACCCGGATCGACCACTGGGACTGTCGCACCCTGGGCTCCTACCGCTACGTCAACACCGAGGGTGACCAGGAGTACTCCTTCCGAGGCACCTTCCCGGAGGTCTCGGAGAACCGGATCGTCCAGACCTTCTGCTACGAGGCGATGCCCGAGGCGGTCGCGCTGGAGACCCTCACCATCACCGACCTGGGCGAGGGCCGCAGCCGGCTCCACGGGCTCTCGCTGTGCGACTCCTTCGAGGCCCGTGACGGGATGCTCGCCTCCGGCATGGAGGTGGGCATCCACGAGGGGTACGCCAAGCTCGATCGCCTGCTCGCCGCCGGCGAGGTCTGA